Within Thermus filiformis, the genomic segment CCCCTGGAGGAGGCCACCCTTCCCTCGGGCCACCGCCTCAAGAAGGTGAACCCCCTCTACGACTGGACCTTCAAGGAGGTCTTCGCCTATTTGGCGGTCCAGGACCTCCCCTACCTGCCCCTCTACGACCAGGGCTACCTCTCCATCGGCTGCGCCCCCTGCACGGCCAAGCCCTTGGACCCCTCGGACCCCCGCTCGGGCCGCTGGGCGGGGAAGGGGAAGCTGGAGTGCGGCATCCACCTGCACGGGGAGGCGTAGATGGCGCTGTTTCTTGGTTTCCTCATCGCCTTCGCCATCGGGGTCACGGGGGTGGGGGCGGGGACGATCACCGCGCCCCTCCTCATCCTCTTCCTGGGCCTTCCCCCCGAGGTGGCGGTGGGCACCGCCCTCCTTTTCGGCTTCCTGGTGAAGGTGCCCGCCGGGGGGGTCTACCTCCTGAGGGGGCAGGTGGACCCCCAGGCCCTCGCCCGGCTCCTTTGGGGCGGGGTGCCGGGGGTGCTCCTGGGAAGCCTCCTCCTTAGCGGGCTCAAGGGGGCGAAGGACCTGGTCCTCCTCCTGGTGGGCCTCACCGTGGTCCTCTCCGCCGCCTTGGGGCTTTGGCGGAGCCTCAGGCGGCTTTCCCCGGGCCGGGAGCGGCCCTGGCTCCTCCCTCCGGGGGGGTTCGGGATCGGCCTCGAGGTGGGCTTCTCCTCCGCCGGGGCGGGGGCCTTGGGGACCCTCCTCCTCCTCTACGCCACCCGGCTTTCCCCCCAGAAGGTGGTGGGCACCGACCTCCTCTTTGGCCTCGCCCTCTCCCTCCTTGGGGGCGGGGTGCACCTCCTCTTTGGTCAGGTGGCGCCCGGCCTCCTCCTGCCC encodes:
- a CDS encoding sulfite exporter TauE/SafE family protein, with amino-acid sequence MALFLGFLIAFAIGVTGVGAGTITAPLLILFLGLPPEVAVGTALLFGFLVKVPAGGVYLLRGQVDPQALARLLWGGVPGVLLGSLLLSGLKGAKDLVLLLVGLTVVLSAALGLWRSLRRLSPGRERPWLLPPGGFGIGLEVGFSSAGAGALGTLLLLYATRLSPQKVVGTDLLFGLALSLLGGGVHLLFGQVAPGLLLPLAVGGVLGGALGALFATRVPREPFRVALLLWLLFIGTQLVYRGVAHG